A stretch of DNA from Campylobacter concisus:
CAAAATTCATATTCGCTTTTAGAACTTTTTTCTTTTTTGGAGCAGGAACTTAATATTAAAATGAAATATAAGCAGTTGCCACCTAGAGAGTCTGATCAAAAGATATTCGTGGCAGATATAAATAAAGTAAAAAAACTTATTGGTTGGGAACCAAAAATTTCAAAAGAAGAGGGCGTAAAAAAAATGATCGAATGGGTTTTAAAATAATGCTGCTTGATATTTTGATACCCACATTTAACAGAATTGAACCTTTAAAGAAGAATTTGGAGTTGCTAATAGATTATGTCTCTAGGTTGGATTGTAAAGATAAAATTAGAATCATAATTTCTGATAATTTTTCAAGTGATTCTACTTTTGATGTTTTAAGTATATTAAAATCTAATACCGATATAAAAATTATAATTTATAGACAAGAAGAAAATATAGGACTTGAAAGAAATGCTGTTTTTGTCTTGTCAAAGTCAAGTGCTAAATATGTTATGTTTTTGGGCGATGATGATTTTTTGCATTTTGATTATCTAAAAAAAATAGTGGAACATCTGGAAACGGATAACTTGGCATGTATAATTCCATCATTCCTTGCTAAAAGAGTTGATGGTGCCATTGTAGGATATAGGAGTCTTGGTGAAAATAAAAAATATGCAAAAGGCTTTTTGTCTGCGCTTACTCTTTCTATTTTGGGGCATCAATTAAGCGGGATAGTGTTTTTGCGTGAAGGTATATTGGAAAAATATCTTAGCAGTGAAGAATTTAGAAATATTTATCTTTTTATAGCTTTTGTAGGTTTAAATTGTTTAAGGGGTGGCGTTTGGCATTTTACAGAGTATCCAGTGTATGTAACTGTAGGCGAAGAAAAAGATTGGAATTATGGAGACGATGCGCTTTTTAGTGAAAAAATAAAAAATATACCTATTATTTCAGAAAATTTTTTACAGAGATTTAGATTAGAGAATAAGTTTTTTATAGATAATATATACTCTATTTTTATGGTGTATAGTAGTTTAAGCAAAAGAGTAAAAGCTCTTTATCTTGCGTCAACATCTCAAAATCTATCTCTTGTATTTAAAGCATATATTCCTTTTTTGTTGTTTTTATTTGCAATAAACAAAACAACCAACAAGATATTTAAAAAAATTGGGATTAGATAATGAATAATATGTATTTGCTTTCATTGGTAATGCCAACCTATAATAGAAAAAATGAGATATGTATTAGTATAAAAACTATTTTATCAACACTTTTAGAAAATATACACAATAATGATATAGAGTTATTAATTTTAGATAATGCTTCAGATTATGATATAGAACAAATTTTACAACATGTCTTACAACTAGCAAAAGATAAGTTAACAATAAAAATAATAAAAAATGATATGAATATTGGTAATGACTCAAATTTTTTAAAAGGATTATGTGAGGCAAAGGGAAAGTATATATTACAGTGTAGTGATAGATATTATTATAATATTAATTTTTGTGAATTGTTGCGTTGTTTAAAAGAACAAAATCCTCATTGCATAATTTGGAGTGATAGGTTTAGAAAATATACACAAACAGAAATAACGCTAGTAAATAGTTATAAAGACGAATGGTTAAAAGATGAATTTGCAATCATAGATGATAACGATGTTTTTTTTAAAATAAAAAAAAATGATTTATTAAATTCAAAATATGTTCAATGTGGTTTAATCAATGCTTTTTCAGATTCAGTGTTTCTAAATAGAGGATCAGAATATTTTAA
This window harbors:
- a CDS encoding glycosyltransferase family 2 protein — its product is MLLDILIPTFNRIEPLKKNLELLIDYVSRLDCKDKIRIIISDNFSSDSTFDVLSILKSNTDIKIIIYRQEENIGLERNAVFVLSKSSAKYVMFLGDDDFLHFDYLKKIVEHLETDNLACIIPSFLAKRVDGAIVGYRSLGENKKYAKGFLSALTLSILGHQLSGIVFLREGILEKYLSSEEFRNIYLFIAFVGLNCLRGGVWHFTEYPVYVTVGEEKDWNYGDDALFSEKIKNIPIISENFLQRFRLENKFFIDNIYSIFMVYSSLSKRVKALYLASTSQNLSLVFKAYIPFLLFLFAINKTTNKIFKKIGIR
- a CDS encoding glycosyltransferase family 2 protein — translated: MNNMYLLSLVMPTYNRKNEICISIKTILSTLLENIHNNDIELLILDNASDYDIEQILQHVLQLAKDKLTIKIIKNDMNIGNDSNFLKGLCEAKGKYILQCSDRYYYNINFCELLRCLKEQNPHCIIWSDRFRKYTQTEITLVNSYKDEWLKDEFAIIDDNDVFFKIKKNDLLNSKYVQCGLINAFSDSVFLNRGSEYFKIKFNKFEKSHMLGVAAQIDAIDMAKSIHIFRVGFNSIIHQNIGSGNLYNRHNYNEVLYGNILLQKKYPFIGSANDIKLSQVIGLMNLSLNDKAGLYFAFIKPDKNLINKIINDSKLHLKWHQKLDLFFINYSFPVFVIRIYLLLKNIYLIIKTNFLRFRADSDTVDKIQKDFKNNQCKM